One Nicotiana sylvestris chromosome 12, ASM39365v2, whole genome shotgun sequence genomic window carries:
- the LOC104237170 gene encoding light-harvesting complex-like protein 3 isotype 1, chloroplastic, protein MMSSMALFSAPPPHFPTLSPPKPHLTHKLYIPLTLKKPHFSFRAVDDVITATSAVTIEQEKAEESNGVALNSNGSPPAVSAGAPAAEEGVRKFQDSRWVSGTWDLKKFEKDGKIHWDSVIDAEVRRRKWLEDNPESSSNEDPVLFDTSIIPWWAWMKRFHLPEAERLNGRAAMVGFFMAYFVDSLTGIGLVDQMGNFFCKTLLFVAVAGVLLIRKNEDIETIKKLVEETTFYDKQWQASWKDETSSSSKES, encoded by the exons ATGATGTCATCAATGGCCTTATTCTCAGCTCCTCCACCCCATTTCCCAACTCTCTCTCCTCCAAAACCCCATTTAACACACAAACTATATATACCTTTAACTCTCAAGAAACCCCATTTCTCCTTTAGAGCTGTTGATGATGTTATTACAGCTACTTCAGCTGTGACTATTGAGCAAGAAAAAGCTGAGGAGTCTAATGGGGTGGCTTTGAACTCAAATGGGTCACCGCCGGCGGTTTCCGCCGGAGCTCCGGCGGCGGAAGAGGGGGTGAGGAAGTTTCAGGATAGTAGATGGGTTAGTGGGACTTGGGATTTGAAGAAATTTGAGAAAGATGGGAAGATTCATTGGGATTCtgttattgatgcag AGGTTAGAAGAAGGAAATGGTTAGAAGATAACCCAGAGTCATCAAGTAATGAAGATCCTGTGCTTTTTGACACCTCAATTATTCCTTGGTGGGCATGGATGAAGAGGTTCCATCTCCCTGAAGCAGAACGTCTAAACG GTCGTGCTGCAATGGTTGGTTTCTTTATGGCCTATTTTGTGGATAGCTTGACTGGTATAGGCCTCGTCGATCAAATGGGAAACTTCTTCTGCAAAACACTATTGTTTGTAGCTGTAGCCGGTGTTCTTCTAATCCGCAAGAATGAGGATATAGAAACTATCAAAAAGTTGGTGGAAGAGACAACTTTCTATGACAAGCAATGGCAAGCATCTTGGAAAGATGAAACCTCAAGCAGTTCGAAGGAGTCTTGA
- the LOC104237169 gene encoding trihelix transcription factor ASIL2-like: MSSNLDVTVAETSPLAVEEEKPPAPVRRFPPPCWTQEETLALIDAYRERWYALRRGYLRTADWDAVAAAVTSRCPDASPAKTSAQCRHKMEKLRQRYRAEKQRSLASPTGRFFSSWFFFDNMDAMENGTTVASIKLNQQMAEKQVPSIDPNLLKLKINQKNGVNFIEDWTPTIMLNHGVAKTPERNNFSSKIPNGYCFNKEEMPNEVEFGSGFRVKNGISMKSKRSVMNSTSFDCDEGSEYNGSNASDGFHVRNFGENFGVSSSRRNYGGNVEPNVDSRFSTPKLGKKGVGGGGGGGGVKRGRDPMEEMVLSIRLLGEGFMKVEKMKMEMAKEVEQMRMEMEMKRNEMILQSQKQIVDAFVKVLNEVNNKNKNVKTVLPDES, encoded by the coding sequence ATGTCGTCTAACCTTGATGTCACCGTCGCAGAAACATCCCCGCTGGCGGTGGAGGAGGAAAAGCCTCCAGCTCCGGTGAGGAGATTTCCACCGCCGTGTTGGACCCAAGAAGAAACCCTAGCCCTGATCGACGCCTATCGCGAGCGGTGGTACGCCCTCCGCCGGGGCTACCTCCGTACGGCAGACTGGGACGCGGTGGCAGCCGCCGTGACCAGCCGCTGTCCAGATGCATCTCCGGCGAAAACCTCCGCCCAGTGCCGCCACAAAATGGAAAAACTCCGGCAACGTTACCGTGCTGAAAAGCAACGTTCCCTTGCCTCTCCAACCGGTAGGTTTTTTTCGTCTTGGTTCTTTTTTGATAACATGGATGCTATGGAAAATGGTACTACTGTTGCATCAATCAAATTAAATCAGCAAATGGCCGAAAAACAAGTCCCATCAATTGACCCAAatttattgaaattaaagataaatcAAAAGAATGGTGTGAATTTTATTGAAGATTGGACTCCAACTATCATGTTAAATCATGGCGTTGCGAAAACACCCGAAAGAAATAATTTTTCTTCTAAGATTCCAAATGGGTATTGTTTTAACAAAGAGGAAATGCCAAATGAGGTTGAGTTTGGTAGTGGGTTTCGCGTAAAAAATGGGATTTCAATGAAATCGAAGCGATCAGTAATGAATAGTACTAGTTTTGATTGTGATGAAGGAAGTGAATATAATGGGAGTAATGCTAGTGATGGATTTCATGTAAGAAATTTTGGTGAAAATTTTGGTGTTTCGAGTTCGAGAAGAAACTATGGTGGGAATGTTGAACCCAATGTTGATTCTAGGTTTAGTACTCCAAAATTAGGGAAAAAAGGAGTTGGTGGTGGAGGTGGGGGCGGAGGGGTGAAGAGGGGGAGAGATCCGATGGAAGAGATGGTTTTATCGATTAGGTTATTGGGTGAAGGGTTCATGaaagtggagaagatgaagatggaAATGGCGAAGGAAGTGGAGCAAATGAGAATGGAGATGGAGATGAAGCGGAACGAGATGATACTTCAATCGCAGAAGCAGATTGTGGATGCATTTGTGAAGGTTTTGAATGAGGTAAACAATAAGAACAAGAATGTGAAGACTGTTTTACCTGATGAATCATAG